Genomic segment of Longimicrobiaceae bacterium:
GAGGGAGTTGTCCATGCCGTCCTCGGTCAGCGTCTTGTCAGCCATGGCGATCCTTGAGCTTGGGAAACCGGCCGTTCCACACCGCATCCGCGGGTTGCCTCCCGGAAAAGCAAGTAGCGTACCGCAAACGAGATGCGCCTCCTCGGACGGACCTCCACCCGCCCTGGACCTCCGCCCCTCCGACGAATCGGCATCATCCCGAAACCATCGCGGACGACTCGGCGGATTCCGAGCACCCGCAGTGATTCGGGAGATGAAGGGCAGCCCGACGATCTGCCGTCTCCACCGGATCCCGGCCGATGCGATGCCGCGGCGGCCCGACCGGCGGCTGCTCAGCCGGGGACCGCGACGGCGCTGCGCTCGGCGAGCTGGGCGGCCAGGGCGCTGCGGTTCACCCCGTCGCTGCGGAGCCAGTGCTGCGCGGTAGCCGCCAGGTCCGCCGCCAGCTCGAACGCCTTGGCGTACGACTCGCCGCGGACCTTCCACGCCGTCTGGAGCGCGCGCCGCTCCGCTTCGGCAAGCGCGCGCTGCACGGGCGAGTCCGGCGGCAGGCGCGATCCCGTGGCGGTGAGCTGCGGAAGGTGTGAGGTGAGGTCGTGGAAGGTGGCGTAGAACACCTCCCACGGATTGTGGGCCGTTGCTTTCTCTGTCATGCCGGGTGATTCGGGACCGGGGTCTTGGACTGCGGAAGTGCGAGCCGGTGATGAATGCAGGCCCCGTGCCCGAACCCACCGGTTGCCAGCGCTCCGCCTCGCCTGCCCCGCCGTCTCTACCGTGTGGTCGTGCAACCGCTTTCACCGTGCTATCATGCAGTCGTACGTCCCCAGCATCTCCACGAGACCGGCCGCTGCTGGGCCCCCGGCGGCAGCGGGCCGGGAACATTTCGCGCAAGTGGTTGATGGTACGCCACTTGCGAACGCACCCCGCCCTTGCGGTTCTTCACCCAGCCCCGGAGCACGGATTTGGCCGCTGCCGCACGAGCGACGCACCGCACCACCGCGAACGAGACCACGGGCCGCCCGGGCGCGCATCCGCAACACCCGGGCGTGAGCTCCGCGGCCGGCGCGTTCGCCGCCGCGCGGGGCTGAGCGGGCGATGGCACTGCGCACCTTCCGCGACGCAGACGGGGCGGACTGGCAGGTCTGGAGCGTGGTCCCGGGCCTGCGGCAGGAGAACGAGCGCCGCCGCGGCACGGACCGCCGCAGCCCCGAGCCGGTGCTGCTGTACGCGGGCGACGAACGCCGCCGCGAGGAACGCCGCCTCCGGCTCACCCGCCTGGGCGCGGGCCTGGAGTGCGGCTGGCTCACCTTCGAGAGCGGGTCGCGGAAGCGGCGGCTGTCGCCCATCCCCGTCTGCTGGGAGCGTGGCTCGGAGCGCGACCTCCAGCAGCTCTGCGAGCGCGCACACCCCGTGGGCAAGGTCTCCGCCACCTGAACCGCCGCGCATCTCCAGTATCACCACCTACTGAAAACTCGCTCAGAGCTTCGCGATTCGCAGCCGGCGGCAGCTTTCTTGATGCGGTGAACCAACCGCATCTACCGATTGGCGGTGGCAAGAGAGCGAGGTACGCATACCTGATCGGACTCGAACCGCGAAGGCGTCGGAGCGGCATGGCTTGCCAGATCGGGCGCGTTCGTATATATCTTAGCACTGAGATGTTTGTCCGGCGGAAAGTCCGCATGCGGCGGCAGTGAAAACGAACAGACGGAGGGCGTCATGGAGCTGACCGGTATCCACCACCTGACCGCGATCACGGGCAACGTGCGCGAGAACCACCGCTTCTACACGCAGGTGCTGGGGATGCGGCTGGTGAAGCGCAGCGTGAACCAGGACGACGTGAGCGCCTACCACCTGTTCTATGCCGACGCCGTGGGCACGCCGGGCACCGACGTGACGTTCTTCGACTGGCCCGTGCCGGCGGAGCGCCGCGGCACCCGCAGCATCGTGCGCACCGCGCTGCGCGTGAACGGCGCGGCGGCGCTGGACTACTGGGCCGCGCGCCTGGCGGAGAACGGCGTGCAGCACGGCGGCGTGGCGGAGCGCGACGGGCGTCTCACGCTGGACTTCGAAGACGCGGAAGGCCAGCGCCTCTCGCTGATCGACGACGGCGGGCAGGGCGACGCGGGGACCTCGTGGGACGCCAGCCCGGTGCCAGCCGGGCACCAGGTGCGCGGGCTGGGCCCCATCACTATGAGCGTGCCCGCGCTGCCCAGCACCGACGCCGTGCTCACCCGCGCGCTCAACATGCGGCGCGTGCGCGAGTACCCGCACCCGGACCACGCGTCCCACACCGTGCACGTGTACGAGATGGGCGCGGGCGGCCCGCACGCGGAGCTGCACGTGGCGGTGCAGCCGGACCTGGCCGTGGCGCGGCAGGGCGCGGGCGGCGTGCACCACGTGGCCTTCCGCACGCCGAACGAGGAGGAGTACCACGGCTGGACGCGGCACCTGGCCGAGCTGGGCATCCCCACGAGCGGCGAGATCGACCGGTACTACTTCCGCAGCCTGTACTTCCGCGAGCCGGGCGGCATCCTGTTCGAGATCGCCACCGACGGCCCCGGCTTCGCGGTCGACGAGGACGCCGCCACGCTCGGCGAGAAGGTCGTGCTCCCGCCGTTCCTGGAGCCGCGCCGCGCCGCCATCCTCGCCGGCCTCAAGCCGATCGACTGACCACCGTCGATCGACATCCACCGAACCTGAAGAAGGCCCGCCGGAGCGAGAAGCCCGCGGGCCTTCTTCATCCACCTTTTCCGCTGCCTCCCGTCCACTTCCCATCCGAAACGGCAGGCTCACGCGGAGCCGCGGAGGGCGCGGAGAACAGCAGAAGAAGTGTTGTTCTCCGCGGCTCCGCGTGATATCCGTCAATGCCGGTTCGCGCCTGCGGCTCCAATCGATGGCATCGTCTTGCCGGGACTGGAGATGTACGGCGGTGGGCGCGGAACTCCGGGCCTCGGGCGCGTGTCCTAGCTGCGCCCGCGTGCGGGATGCGGATGCGCGGCCGGGACCGGCGCGCCGTGGCGCGTGGCTTGGCGGCTTGCATCCGCCCGGTCCGCGCTCCATTCTACAGGTCTGCCCCGGCCTTCGCCGGAGCGCCGCACCTCACCCCGAGGACACCATCTCCATGAGTCGATCCCGTTCCCTGCTGATCGCCGCGGGCCTGGCCGTGACCGGCTGCGCCCACGCCGGCCCGCGCGCCGAGAACGCCGAGACCCCGCCCCCCGCGGAGCCCGCGCCCGTGGCCGCCGCTCCCGCCCCGGCGCCGGCCCCCGGCCTGGACCCCGCCAACCCGTTCTTCGCGGCCAGCACGCTGCCGTACCAGGCGCCGCCCTTCGACCGCATCCACGACGCGGACTTCCAGCCGGCGCTGGAAGAGGGCATGCGGCAGCACCTGGCCGAGGTGGAGGGCATCGCCAGCCAGGCGGCCGAGCCCACTTTCGACAACACGCTGGTGGCCCTGGAGCGCTCCGGCCGGCTGCTCACGCGCGTGAGCAAGGTGTTCTACGCGCTCACGCAGGCCAACACCAACGACGCGATCCAGAAGGTGGAGGCCGAGGAGGCGCCCAAGCTGGCGGGCCACTTCGACGCCATCTACCTGAACGACGCGCTGTTCCGCCGCGTGAAGAGCCTGTACGACCGCCGCGCCGCGCTCGGCCTCGATGCCGAGCAGAACCGGCTCGTGGAGCGCTACTACCGCGACTTCGTCCGCGCCGGCGCGCAGCTCTCGGAGGCGGACAAGACCAGGCTGAAGGCGCTGAACCAGGAGGAGAGCGGGCTCACCACGGAGTTCAGCAACAAGCTGCTGGCCGCGACCAAGGCCGGCGCGGTCGTGGTGGACGACAGCACCCAGCTGCGCGGCCTGGCCGCCCCGGAGATCGCCGCCGCGGAAGATGCGGCCAACCAGCGCGGCATGCCCGGCAAGTGGGTGCTGCCGCTGCAGAACACCACGCAGCAGCCCGCGCTTGCGTCGCTGCGCAACCGCGCCCTGCGCCAGCGCCTGTTCGAGGCGTCCACGCGCCGTGCGGACAAGGGCGACAGCACCGACACGCGCGCCATCGTGCGCCGCCTGGCGCAGCTGCGCGCCGAGCGGGCGCGCCTGCTGGGCTACTCCAGCTACGCGGCGTTCCGGCTGGACGACCAGATGGCGAAGACGCCCGAGACGGCCATCAGGCTGATGACCGACCTGGCGCCCGCCGCCACCGCCAAGGCGCGCACCGAGCAGGCCGACATGCAGCCGCTGCTCTCGCGCGACGTGCCGGGGGCCCGCCTGGCCGCGTGGGACCGCCAGTACTACTCGGAGCAGGTGCGCAAGGCGCGCTACGACCTGGACGAGTCGCAGATCAAGCCGTACTTCGAGCTGGACCGGGTGCTGAACGACGGCGTCTTCTTCGCCGCGAACAAGCTGTACGGGCTCACGTTCAAGGAGCGCAAGGACATTCCCGTCTACCACCCGGACGTGCGCGTCTTCGAGGTGTTCGACGCCGACGGCAGCTCGCTGGCCCTGTTCTACTGCGACTATTACAAGCGCGACAACAAGGGCGGCGGGGCGTGGATGGACAATTTCGTGGACCAGTCCGGCCTGTTCGGCACCAAGCCGGTGGTGTTCAACGTCGCCAACTTCCAGAAGCCGGCGCCGGGCCAGCCCGCGCTGCTCAGCTACGACGACGTGACCACCATGTTCCACGAGTTCGGCCACGCGCTGCACGGCATGTTCTCGCGGGTGCAGTACCCCACGCTGTCCGGCACCGCGGTGCCGCGCGACTTCGTGGAGTTCCCCTCGCAGTTCAACGAGCACTGGGCGCTGGAACCCAGCGTGTTCGCCAACTACGCCAAGCACTACCGCACCGGCGCGCCCATGCCGCGGGCGCTGGTGCAGAAGATCAAGGCAGCGCACACCTTCAACCAGGGCTACGCCACCACCGAGTACCTGGAGGCGGCGCTGCTGGACATGGCGTGGCACTCGCTGCCGGCCGACGCGCCGCAGCAGGACGTGGCCGCCTTCGAGAGCCAGGCCCTGGCGCGCTTCAACGTGAGCCTGCCCGAGGTGCCGCCCCGCTACCGCACGCCGTACTTCGCGCACGTGTGGGGCGGCGGGTACGCGGCGGGCTACTACGCGTACCTGTGGAGCGAGGTGCTGGACCACGACGCGTACTACTGGTTCGTGGAGCACGGCGGCGCCACGCGCGCCAACGGCCAGCGCTTCCGCGAGATGGTGCTGTCGCGCGGCGGCACGCAGGACGCGGCCACGCTGTACCGCAACTTCCGCGGGCGCGACCCCAGCGTGGAGCCGCTGGTGCAGGAGCGCGGCCTGAAGGACCCCGCCGGCGGCCGCGGCCACTGACCGGGTGACGCCGTCCGTCCCGCCGTTCATCGGCGGACAGCGAGCAGGCAACGAGGCCCCGCGGCGCGCGAGCGCGGCGGGGCCTCCGCGTTTCCGCATCTTCCTCGAGATACCGAACGGCGGGCTCACGCGGAGACGCGGACGACGCGGAGAACGGCTCGCCCTCCCGCAGGTTTCCGCGTCTCCGCGCCCCCGTGTGAGGTCTTTCGACCCGCGGTTCGCCTCTTGCTTCGGTCCGCGCCCGACGACGCGCCGGTCCACATCTCCCGAACGAGCGAGCACGTGAAGAACGCCAGGGACGTCATGCACGATGCCGCGCCGTGGGTCGAACGGCTGGCGCGGCTTGGTTACGCCGCGCGCGGAGTCGTGTACCTCATCGCGGGTGGGGCGACCCTTCGTGCCGCGGTGCGCCCCGGCGGACAGGCCGCGGACCCCGAGGCGGCGCTGGGCATGATCGCCTCGCGCCCGTTCGGGAGCGTGGCGCTGGCGGTGGTCGCGGTCGGGCTGTTCGGATACGCGCTGTGGGCAGCGGCGGTGGCCGTGCTGGACAGCGACCGCCTGGGCACCAGCCTGGACGGATGGCTGGACCGCGCCGGCTGGGGCATCAGCGCCGTCTTCCACGCGCTGCTCGCGGCGGGCGCCCTCCAGCTGCTGCGCGGCCACGGAGGCGGCCAGGGGGACGCGGCGCAGCAGTGGTCCGGGCGCGTGCTGGCGCTCCCCGGCGGGCGGTGGCTGTTGGGTGCCGTTGGTGTGGGGATGGTGGCTGCCGCGGTCGTGCAGGTCTACCGCGCGTATCGCGTTCGGCTCGGCGAGCACGTCCATCCCGGCCACGCCGTCAAGAAAGACGGGCGGTGGCTGGTGCCGCTGGGGCGCGTGGGGATCGCCGCACAGGGCCTGGTGCTGGGAATCGTGGGCTGGTTCGTGGTGCACGCCGCGCTCCGCCACGCATCTTCCACGGCGCGCGACATGGGCGGGGCGCTCCAGTCGCTGGACGACGGCGGGGTGTCGTGGATGCTGGGTATCCTGGCCGCCGGCCTCATCGCGTTCGGCGCCTTCCAGCTCCTCCTCGTCCGCTACCGCCGCATCCGCGCGCTCTGACGCCGCGGCGTCCGCGCATCTCCGGCCGCGCTTCCCTGCACACGCGCGACGCATCTCCCGTTCACGCATCTCCCGTAGATGCATCTGCCATCTACGCATCTCCCCGTCTACGCATCTCCCAGTCAACGCATCTCCTGTAAATGCATCTGCCCATCCTCGCGCCTCAGCCGATTTCGCGCGTGTCTTGAGCAGTCCGGCAATCGCCGCGACGCGCAATATCATCGGGAGCAAGTCAGCTCGCCGATAAACTGAATGGATGCGGAAAGGCTCCCGGCTGCGCATCTTCCGGAACACCCCTGCGATCTGCTCCATCCAGCCGATGAAAGGACGATGCGGGATGCGGCGCGCTCAACCCTTCACTGAAGGAGCTTTCCCATGGCAGAGCAGGTATTCGCGGTGACGCTGGACGATGCGGAGGTGTTCGCGGTGCCGGTGGACAGCGGCAGCCTGTGGTACGCGCAGCTCAAGCAGTTCGACGGCTGGGTGATGGACCGCGAGACCACCACGCTCTACCCCTCGCGCCGCATCGAGTCCGTCCAGCTCATGGACCTCGACGCCTGGGAAGTCTTCAAGGCCCAGATGGAAGCCGACGCGCTCGCAGACGAGTGAAGCTGGGGCGGCTGGGACGGTTGCGCGTGGTGAAGAGGTGCTCCGTGGTGGGGTTCGGCGCGTGGGCGATCGGGGGGGCGGGGT
This window contains:
- a CDS encoding ring-cleaving dioxygenase — protein: MELTGIHHLTAITGNVRENHRFYTQVLGMRLVKRSVNQDDVSAYHLFYADAVGTPGTDVTFFDWPVPAERRGTRSIVRTALRVNGAAALDYWAARLAENGVQHGGVAERDGRLTLDFEDAEGQRLSLIDDGGQGDAGTSWDASPVPAGHQVRGLGPITMSVPALPSTDAVLTRALNMRRVREYPHPDHASHTVHVYEMGAGGPHAELHVAVQPDLAVARQGAGGVHHVAFRTPNEEEYHGWTRHLAELGIPTSGEIDRYYFRSLYFREPGGILFEIATDGPGFAVDEDAATLGEKVVLPPFLEPRRAAILAGLKPID
- the dcp gene encoding peptidyl-dipeptidase Dcp, coding for MSRSRSLLIAAGLAVTGCAHAGPRAENAETPPPAEPAPVAAAPAPAPAPGLDPANPFFAASTLPYQAPPFDRIHDADFQPALEEGMRQHLAEVEGIASQAAEPTFDNTLVALERSGRLLTRVSKVFYALTQANTNDAIQKVEAEEAPKLAGHFDAIYLNDALFRRVKSLYDRRAALGLDAEQNRLVERYYRDFVRAGAQLSEADKTRLKALNQEESGLTTEFSNKLLAATKAGAVVVDDSTQLRGLAAPEIAAAEDAANQRGMPGKWVLPLQNTTQQPALASLRNRALRQRLFEASTRRADKGDSTDTRAIVRRLAQLRAERARLLGYSSYAAFRLDDQMAKTPETAIRLMTDLAPAATAKARTEQADMQPLLSRDVPGARLAAWDRQYYSEQVRKARYDLDESQIKPYFELDRVLNDGVFFAANKLYGLTFKERKDIPVYHPDVRVFEVFDADGSSLALFYCDYYKRDNKGGGAWMDNFVDQSGLFGTKPVVFNVANFQKPAPGQPALLSYDDVTTMFHEFGHALHGMFSRVQYPTLSGTAVPRDFVEFPSQFNEHWALEPSVFANYAKHYRTGAPMPRALVQKIKAAHTFNQGYATTEYLEAALLDMAWHSLPADAPQQDVAAFESQALARFNVSLPEVPPRYRTPYFAHVWGGGYAAGYYAYLWSEVLDHDAYYWFVEHGGATRANGQRFREMVLSRGGTQDAATLYRNFRGRDPSVEPLVQERGLKDPAGGRGH
- a CDS encoding DUF1206 domain-containing protein, whose protein sequence is MKNARDVMHDAAPWVERLARLGYAARGVVYLIAGGATLRAAVRPGGQAADPEAALGMIASRPFGSVALAVVAVGLFGYALWAAAVAVLDSDRLGTSLDGWLDRAGWGISAVFHALLAAGALQLLRGHGGGQGDAAQQWSGRVLALPGGRWLLGAVGVGMVAAAVVQVYRAYRVRLGEHVHPGHAVKKDGRWLVPLGRVGIAAQGLVLGIVGWFVVHAALRHASSTARDMGGALQSLDDGGVSWMLGILAAGLIAFGAFQLLLVRYRRIRAL